TACTGCGATTCGTTGCTGGTGCGCGGAATCCCGTACCATTCGTCGAAGCCGCGATCGGTCGGCAGGCGGCCTTCGATGTCGCCCAGATGCCATTTGCCGAAATGGCCGGTGGCGTAGCCGCGGGCCGACAGCAGCTGCGCCAGCGTGATCTCCCAGCGCGTCAGGCCCTGCGGCAGGCCGGCGGGCGTCGACTGGAAGGCGCCGGTGCGAATCGCCTGCCGGCCGGTCATCAGGGCGGCGCGCGTCGGCACGCAGTCGCTCTCGACGTTGAAGTTCAGAAAGCGGATGCCCTCGGCCGCCAGGGCGTCGATGCGCGGCGTCGGCGCGCCGCGCAGCATGCCGCCGCCGTAGCAGCCCAGTTCGCCCCAGCCGAGATTGTCGGCGAGGATCAGCACGATGTTGGGAAGGGATGGCACGGCCGGGCGCTCCTGATGGTCGCGGGGATGCTATACTTCCCGAAACAATCAGGGGAGGAATCAATGACTCTGTCACGCCGGACGCTCGTCCAGGCCGCTGCGGGGGCCGTCGTCGCCGCTCGCGCCGCCAGCGCGCAGGCGCCGTGGCCGACGCGCGCCGTGTCGCTGATGGTGGGCTACCCGCCCGGCGGCACGACCGACATCATCGCCCGCGGCATCGCCGATCACCTGTCCAAGTCGTTCGGCCAGTCGGTGCTGGTCGAGAACAAGGCGGGCGCCACCGGCATGATCGCCGCCCAGCTCGTGGTCAAGGCGCCGCCCGACGGGCATCAGCTGCTGATGCTGGCGGGTCCGAACTTCGTCGACAAGCCGCCGGTCGACACCTACACCGCCTTCACGCCGATCACGCTGCTGGCCAAGGGCGCCACCATGTTCGCGGTGCCGGCGGGCTCGCCGTGGACGACGCTCAAGCAGGTGCTCGACGAGGCCAAGGCAAAGCCCGGCACGGTAAACTATGCGACATCGGGCATCGGCACCGGCCAGCATCTCTTCGCCGAGCTGGTGGCGCACCAGGCGGGCGTCACGCTCAACCACATCCCCTACAAGGGCGGCGGTCAGGCGGTCACCGATCTGGTGGCGGGCCAGGTGCCGTTCGCGATGCTGGGCGTGTCGCCGCTGCTACCGCACATCAAGGCCGGCCGCCTGCGCGGGCTGGCGGTATCGACCAGGCAGCGGCTGGCAGCCCTGCCCGATGTGCCCTCGATCGCCGAGGCCAGCGGCATCGCCGACTACGACACGTTCCAGTGGTTCGCGCTGGTGGCGCCGCCCGGCACGCCGACCGCGGTCGTCGATCGCATCAACCGCGAGACTCGCGCGGCACTGGCGCTGCCGGCGATCCGCCAGGCCTTCGCCACCGCCGCGATCGAGCCGGCGCCGAGCAGCCCGGCGGAGCTGGGTGCGTTCCTGAAGGCACAGAACGAGCGCTGGAACGACATCGCGAAGAAGCGCGGGATCACCAGCGGCTGAGCCTTCCTTCCCCCGGAGGGGGAAGGTGCCCGAAGGGCGGAAGGGGGATGTTGAAGACGAACGCAGGAGTCCGTCTTCGACA
The window above is part of the Alphaproteobacteria bacterium genome. Proteins encoded here:
- a CDS encoding tripartite tricarboxylate transporter substrate binding protein: MTLSRRTLVQAAAGAVVAARAASAQAPWPTRAVSLMVGYPPGGTTDIIARGIADHLSKSFGQSVLVENKAGATGMIAAQLVVKAPPDGHQLLMLAGPNFVDKPPVDTYTAFTPITLLAKGATMFAVPAGSPWTTLKQVLDEAKAKPGTVNYATSGIGTGQHLFAELVAHQAGVTLNHIPYKGGGQAVTDLVAGQVPFAMLGVSPLLPHIKAGRLRGLAVSTRQRLAALPDVPSIAEASGIADYDTFQWFALVAPPGTPTAVVDRINRETRAALALPAIRQAFATAAIEPAPSSPAELGAFLKAQNERWNDIAKKRGITSG